TCTGCGACGACGCGGACTATGCCCTCCTCTCGCGGCACCGCTGGCACCTGGACAAGCGCGGCTACGCGCGCACCTACCGTCCCCTGGAATACGGCCGGAGTACGACCGTCGCCATGCACCAGCTCCTCGCCGACGAGAAGGGGGGCCACTACCGGGACCACCTCAACGGTGACCGGCTGAACAACCGGCGGGCCAACCTGCGCCCTTGCACGCAGCGCGAGAACTCCTACAACCGCTGCGTCCACCGCAACAGCAAGACGCGCGTGAAGGGTGTCAGCCGCTACCGGGGGAAGTACCGCGCCGTCATTCACAAGGATGGCGAGCAGGTGTACCTGGGGCTGTTCCCGACGCTGGACCTCGCGGCAGCGGCCTACAACGGCGCGGCCATCGCGCTGTTCGGGGCGTTCGCACGGCTGAATCCCATCCCAGTTCCCGCAGAGGGGGTGCCCAATGCCGCGGACTGAGATGGCCCCCCTCACGGACGTCCTGGCGAGCATGTTCGAGCAGGCCGCGCAGGGACGCATCGTCCAGCACACCGTCGCGCGCGGCCTGCACCTCAAGGTGGTCGTGCGCGAGAGTGGGCGGCGCGAGCTGCTGCTGTGGCGCAACGCCTCGCGGCTGCCCAGCCGGACGGAGTGCGACGTGGTGGCCCGTGACGCCGGGTTCGTCGAGCCGGTGTTCAAGGCCTGGCTGTGCGAGGGCGTGGACGGCTTCCACCTGCGCGACCGGGCCGACTGGCAGCATCTCTGCACCCACGACTGGGGCGAGACGGTGTTCCTGTCCGGGCGGCAGGAGGGCGGCACCTCCCGCACCTGCAACCGCTGCAGGACCACGGCCTCGACCTGGCACAAGAAGCGGGCCAAGGCCTCGACGTTCCTCTACAACGACCACGAGATCAGCGAGGCGGTCTATCTGGCCGCCACGGTGGCCGGGCCGATGCCCAGCACGCTGGACCAGGAGACGCGGGCGGCGCTGATAGCCGAGATGACCGGCCAGCCGACTACTGTGCAGGACCGGCTGGCGCTGCGCGGCGAGGTCTGCGGGCTGTGCCGCCACGGGGAACCGGAGTGGGACGGCATGGTCGCCTGCACGCTGGGCTGGGAGGCACACGACAACGTCTGGCGGGAGCTGCCGCGCAAGCAGTGGCAGGCCGTCCAGATGGGGCACCCAGGCGTGCCGCTACCGCTGCTGACGCCGAACTGCCGCTGCATGGCGGTGGGCGGGCGCTGGCTGCCGAGGAAGGTGGCGGCATGAGCCGTAACACGGCGATGTCCCTCGTCGCCCAATTCCTGGGCCGCCAGAACACCATCCCCATCCCGGTGCCCTTCGTGCAGATCACCGGCGACTACACCAGCGCTGCCTTCCTAGCGCAGTGTCTGTACTGGGGCGACCGGACGACGGACGCAGGCGGATGGTTCCACAAGAGCCACGAGGAGTGGGCCGAGGAACTGCTGCTCTCGCCGGATCAGGTGCGCCGTTGCGTGAAGTCCTGCGGGGACATGATCGAGGTCAAGCGTAAGGGTGTGCCGGCCAGGAACTACTAC
The Deinococcus carri DNA segment above includes these coding regions:
- a CDS encoding HNH endonuclease; translated protein: MAEIKLHGKRGEGKVALCDDADYALLSRHRWHLDKRGYARTYRPLEYGRSTTVAMHQLLADEKGGHYRDHLNGDRLNNRRANLRPCTQRENSYNRCVHRNSKTRVKGVSRYRGKYRAVIHKDGEQVYLGLFPTLDLAAAAYNGAAIALFGAFARLNPIPVPAEGVPNAAD